A single genomic interval of Candidatus Eisenbacteria bacterium harbors:
- a CDS encoding prolyl oligopeptidase family serine peptidase, producing MKLRYLDRAIAVALLAAIAGPAAVQSATPASKPAAKHVTAQAAKAAPGVPDDPYLWLEEVEAQKCLDWASQRNAESAKAITTKPGFDAMEARFLAILDSKAKIPTIEKIGAHYYNFWKDQNHERGIWRRTSLEEYRKAEPAWETVIDLDALSKAESTPWVWHGVEALSPDYSRCLMKLSRGGADAEVVREFDLGAKSFVAGGFSLPEAKSDVEWKNKDMIYVATDFGPGSMTSSGYPRIVKEWKRGTPLSSATTIYEGKAEDVWAGASRDDTPGFERHFVYRGITFYTHQMFLLRDGKLVTIEKPVDADLGTFGEWMLLKLRTDWTTNGKTWPRGALLVTKFDDFMAGKRDFQMLFEPTARKSLDEYATTRSAILLNELDNVHNRIYTLRLEKGSWTRTPFPGLPEFGKVYFKAVDSRESDDFWLTTTDFTTPTRLHIARVGGGPAEQLKQQPAFFDASQLQVSQHETTSKDGTRIPYFQVSPKGMKLDGSNPTLLYGYGGFEISELPTYSATRGAGWLEKGGVLVVANIRGGGEFGPAWHQAGVKEQRHHCYEDFIAVGEDLVKRKITTPRRLGCIGGSNGGLLVGNMLVMRPDLFGAVVSQVPLLDMRRYHKLLAGASWMGEYGNPDEPKEWAFIQEWSPYQNVKAGVKYPPTLFTTSTRDDRVHPGHARKMVAKMLDQGHDVLYYENIEGGHGGAATNAQSAHMWALAYMFLWGELGGTEGTTAKGEAKQP from the coding sequence ATGAAGCTGCGATACCTCGATCGAGCCATTGCGGTGGCTCTCCTGGCCGCCATCGCGGGACCGGCGGCGGTCCAGAGCGCGACGCCTGCGTCCAAGCCCGCGGCCAAACACGTCACGGCTCAGGCCGCGAAGGCCGCGCCGGGCGTCCCCGACGATCCATACCTGTGGCTGGAAGAGGTCGAAGCTCAGAAGTGCCTGGACTGGGCGAGCCAGCGCAACGCCGAATCCGCCAAGGCCATCACCACGAAGCCAGGATTCGATGCGATGGAAGCGCGCTTCCTGGCCATCCTGGACTCCAAGGCCAAGATCCCGACCATCGAGAAGATCGGCGCGCACTACTACAATTTCTGGAAAGACCAGAACCACGAGCGTGGCATCTGGCGCCGCACCTCGCTCGAGGAATACCGCAAGGCCGAGCCGGCCTGGGAAACGGTCATCGACCTCGACGCGCTATCCAAGGCCGAGAGCACGCCCTGGGTGTGGCACGGCGTGGAGGCGCTCTCGCCCGACTATTCGCGCTGCCTGATGAAGCTGTCCCGCGGCGGCGCCGACGCGGAAGTGGTGCGCGAGTTCGATCTGGGCGCCAAGTCCTTCGTGGCCGGCGGCTTTTCCCTGCCCGAAGCCAAGAGCGACGTGGAGTGGAAGAACAAGGACATGATCTACGTCGCCACCGACTTCGGCCCGGGCTCGATGACCAGCTCGGGCTACCCGCGCATCGTCAAGGAGTGGAAGCGCGGCACGCCCCTGTCGAGCGCCACGACCATCTACGAAGGGAAGGCCGAGGACGTGTGGGCGGGCGCCTCTCGCGACGACACCCCGGGTTTCGAGAGACACTTCGTCTATCGCGGCATCACCTTCTACACCCACCAGATGTTCCTGCTCCGCGACGGCAAGCTGGTCACGATCGAGAAGCCCGTCGACGCCGACCTGGGAACGTTCGGGGAGTGGATGCTGCTCAAGCTGCGCACCGACTGGACGACGAACGGGAAGACCTGGCCCCGGGGCGCCCTGCTGGTCACGAAGTTCGACGACTTCATGGCCGGCAAGCGCGACTTCCAGATGCTGTTCGAGCCCACGGCGCGCAAGTCTCTCGATGAGTACGCCACGACTCGAAGCGCGATCCTGCTGAACGAGCTGGACAACGTGCACAACCGGATCTACACGCTGCGGCTCGAGAAAGGCTCGTGGACCCGCACGCCGTTCCCCGGATTGCCGGAATTCGGCAAGGTGTACTTCAAGGCCGTCGACTCGCGCGAGTCCGACGACTTCTGGCTCACCACCACCGATTTCACGACACCGACCCGGCTCCACATCGCCCGCGTGGGCGGAGGACCGGCGGAGCAGCTCAAGCAGCAGCCGGCGTTCTTCGACGCGTCGCAGCTCCAGGTCAGCCAGCACGAGACGACCTCGAAGGACGGCACCCGAATCCCGTACTTCCAGGTGTCGCCCAAGGGGATGAAGCTCGACGGCAGCAACCCCACCCTGCTCTACGGATACGGTGGCTTCGAGATCTCGGAGCTGCCGACCTACAGCGCGACCCGCGGTGCGGGCTGGCTGGAGAAGGGCGGCGTGCTGGTGGTGGCCAACATCCGGGGCGGGGGCGAGTTCGGCCCGGCGTGGCACCAGGCGGGGGTGAAGGAACAGCGCCACCACTGCTACGAGGACTTCATCGCGGTGGGCGAGGACCTGGTGAAACGGAAGATCACGACGCCGCGCCGCCTGGGATGCATCGGCGGGTCCAACGGCGGCCTGCTGGTCGGCAACATGCTGGTGATGCGCCCCGACCTGTTCGGAGCCGTCGTCTCCCAGGTGCCGCTGCTCGACATGCGTCGCTACCACAAGCTGCTGGCCGGCGCCTCGTGGATGGGGGAATACGGCAATCCGGATGAACCGAAGGAGTGGGCATTCATCCAGGAGTGGTCTCCGTATCAAAACGTGAAGGCGGGCGTGAAGTATCCGCCGACGCTGTTCACCACCTCGACCCGGGACGACCGCGTCCACCCTGGTCACGCTCGAAAGATGGTGGCCAAGATGCTCGACCAGGGTCACGACGTGCTCTACTACGAGAACATCGAGGGCGGGCACGGAGGCGCCGCGACCAATGCCCAGTCCGCTCACATGTGGGCGCTGGCCTACATGTTTCTGTGGGGCGAGCTTGGAGGGACCGAGGGCACCACGGCCAAAGGCGAGGCCAAGCAGCCTTAG
- a CDS encoding class D sortase: MTTRADATRREASASGLIGRIEIERLGVSVLVVEGTSSKALRRGVGHVEGTAYPGERGNVGLAGHRDSYFRPLRKIVAGDRIGLRTPDGHFVYEVDTTLIVSPKRGDLLRTGDDSRLTLVTCYPFYYIGPAPRRFVVVAREVDGKRRLGHVRSSRSGYVAKGVLP; this comes from the coding sequence GTGACGACCCGAGCCGACGCGACGCGTCGTGAGGCCAGCGCGAGTGGCCTCATTGGACGCATCGAGATCGAGCGGCTCGGGGTTTCCGTGCTCGTGGTCGAAGGCACTTCCTCGAAGGCCCTGCGTCGCGGCGTCGGTCATGTCGAAGGCACGGCCTATCCCGGCGAGCGCGGCAACGTCGGCCTGGCCGGCCATCGCGACAGCTACTTCCGTCCGCTCCGGAAGATCGTGGCGGGCGACCGCATCGGGCTGCGCACTCCGGACGGGCACTTCGTCTACGAGGTGGACACCACCCTGATCGTGAGCCCGAAGCGCGGCGATCTGCTGCGGACGGGAGACGATTCGCGGCTGACGCTGGTCACCTGCTACCCGTTCTACTACATCGGCCCGGCGCCGCGGCGCTTCGTGGTCGTGGCCCGCGAGGTGGATGGGAAACGGCGTCTGGGCCACGTCCGAAGCTCGCGCTCGGGGTACGTCGCGAAGGGCGTGCTTCCCTAG